CCGCCCGGGACACCAGATAGGCGGGGATGGCGGTGAAGAAGAGCATAAGGGTGAAAACCAACCGCCCCCCGTACCGGTCGGTGAGGATGCCGGCCAATAGCCGCCACAGGGAGCCATTCAGGATGGCCACCGCCGAGAGCCAGGAAAGCTGGACATCCGTGAGGCCGAACTCCTGGCGGATGGGCACCCCCAGCACCCCGAACATCAGCCACACGGCAAACATCACCGTGAAGCCGATGGTGGAAAGCCAAAGGACCCGAAGCCGTTCGGGACGCTCTTTCTCCAGCTGAACGGGGTCTTGGACCATAGCTCACCTCGCCAGCTTGCGCACCCAGATGACGATCTGCCAAGGCCTCAAGACGTAGCCCAAGGGCACGGTGATGATGTGGACCAGCCGGGAGAAGGGGAAGGCCGCCAGGAAGACCCAGAAGTTAAAGACGTGAAGCTGGGTCCAAAAGGGCAGGTCGGCGATGAGTTCCGGCCTAGGCTGGAGGGTTAGGATGGACCAGAGGTAAGGGGTCATGACCGCGGGGAACCAGTAGCTCCCAAAGCGGTAGAAAAGGGCGGTGAGGACCCCGGAAAGAGCGGACACAAAGATCACCACCAGGACCACATAGTCCATGGAGGTGGATGCTGCCCGCACCCGGGCCACGGAGATCCTGCGGGTGAGGAGCACCCAGGTTCCCACCAAGGCCCAAAGACCAAGGCCAAGGCCAGTGATTTCCAAGAGGTAAAGCCTCAGGGGCACAGCGTTCCAAAGGAGAAGCCCTTTGGGAAGCAAAAGGGCCAGAAGGTGGCCCAAAAGGACCAGGACCAATCCCCAGTGCATGGCCACGGAGCCGAAAAAGAGGCGCTTTTGCTCCAGAAGCTGGCTGGACTGGGCGGAGACGGAAAAGGGCCTATAGACCATGCGGTAGGCGGTGACCGCCACCGCCAAGGTGAGGGCGATGTAGGGGAAGACGCCGAAGAGAAGGGTGTTCCAGTTCATCCTTCACCTCCCTGCCAACACTCCCTGCAAGGCCTCCTGGACCCCCTCGAGGACCAGGAGGTAGGGATTCTTGGCGTCCAGGGTCTTGAGGGTCTTGTGCATCTCTTGGAGGGCCTTGGGCAGGATCTCCACGAGCTCGGGAAGGGGGTTTTCCGAGCGGGCCAGGTAGCGGAGGACGTTGGCCAAGTGGTCGGGAAGCTCGCTCCCCGGGTCCAGGTTGATCTCCCGAAAGGCCCGCACCAAGGCGGCCAAAAGCTCCCCCCGCTGGTAGCTTTCCCCGTAGACGGCAAAGCCCACATAGGGGGCGGTGGTGGGGGTGAGGTCCAGGGTGCGGGTGTAGAGCTCCTCCCACTCCCCCAGGGAAAGCTCCTCCACCTGGCGCAGGAAGCGCTCCAGCTTCTGCTTGGCAGGCCCACGGGGGCAGCCGATCCAGCGCCGCCAGAGCTCCTCCAGGCGCCCCGGCATGGGGTAGTCCAGGGCCAGGGCCAAGGTTTCCAAAAGGGTGCCGTTGCCCATGGCTTCCTCCTACTCCCCCCTCAAGGGCGGCTGGATGTAGCCGAAGCCCGTCTCCCCCTTGTGGGCCAAGGGGTCCTTCCAGACCTCGGCCGCCATCTCCCGGTGGTAGGGGGGCAACACGAAGCGCTCCTCCAAGGTGGGGAGGGTGGTGAGGCGGTAGATGGCCTCGGCCTCCTCGAGGGTGAGCCCCGCATCCCGCAAGACCTTCTGGGCCTTCTCCGTCACGCCGCCTTCTAGGCTTTCCTGCCTTTTCAGTATGCGCACCGCCAGCATCTTCTTAAGGGCGGGCACGATGAGGCTTTCGTTGCCGGCAGTGAAGAGGTTGGCCAGGTACCTCACCGGCATCCTTGCCTTTTCCAGGCTTTCGTAGACCTCAAAGTCCAGGTCGGTTTCGGGAATGTCCAACCGCACCAGGCCCTCCCTCCCCTGGCTAACCCTTAAGGCCTTCTCCAGGGTGGACACCACCGGGGAAAGGGGCGGGACGTAGAACATCATGGCCAGGGTGCGGTACTCGGGGTGCAGGGGGAAGGCCAGCCCCCAAACCTTCACGAACTTGTAGATGGGGGAGTTCTGGGCCGCCTTGATCCAGCCGTCATCAATCCCCTCGGCCTTGGCGGCGGCGATGACCTCAGGGTCAAAGGGATCCAGGATGATCCCAAGCTGGGACTCCACCAGCCGGTCGTCGGGCACCATGGCCGCCTCAGGGATGCGGTCGGCATCGTAAAGGAGCACCCCCATGTAGCGGATCCGCCCCACGCAGGAATGGGCGCAGGCCGGGGCCTGGCCGGTTTCCAACCGGGGGAAGCAGAGGATGCACTTCTCGCTCTTCCCCGTGGCCCAGTTGTAGTAGACCTTCTTGTAGGGACAGGCGGCCACGCACATCCGCCAAGCCTTGCACTTGTTCTCGTTGACCAACACCACCCCGTCCTCTGCCCGCTTGTAGATGGCCCCGGTGGGACAGGCGGCCACGCAAGCTGGGTTCAGGCAGTGGTTGCAGATGCGGGGCAGGTACTGGAAGACCACCCCCTCGATCTCGGAGAGCTGGGCCCGAACCTCGGGGTCCAGGCCCTTTAGGTTGGGGTCATTGGCGGCATAGAGGGGGCTTCCCCCAAGGTCGTCGTCCCAGTTGGGACCGGCCCCCGGGGTCATCACCTCCCCGGTGATCATGGAGACAGGCACCGCCGTGGGCTGGTCCTCCCCTTCCGGGCTGGTAAAGAGGTCGTTATAGCGGAAGGTGTAGGGCTCGTAGTAGTCGTCCAGGGAGGGCAAGGCGGGGTTGAAGAAGAGGCGTAAAAGCCCCTGGGTGCGGGAGTGCAGGCGGAGATCCAAGTGGCCATCCTTGTACTCCCAGCCCCCCCGGAAGCGCTCCTGGTCCTCCCAACCCGTGGGGTAACCGGCCCCGGGCCGGGTCTCCACGTTGTTCCACCACATGTACTCCGCACCCTTGCGGTCCGTCCAGAGGTTCTTGCAGGCGATGGAGCAGGTGTGGCAACCGATGCACTTGTCCAGATGGAAGAGCATGGACATGTGGGCTCTAACCTTCATGGCCTTCCTCCTTTCTCACCACTCCGGGGGCCGCTCCAGCTTGCGCACGAAGACCCAGGTGTCCCGGTTCACCCCCACCGGCCCCCAGTAGTTGAAGGCGTAGGTGAACTGGGCGTAGCCGCCGGACATCAAAACGGGCTTGAGGCGGGCCCGGGTGATGGAGTTGTTCATCCCGGCCCGCTTGCCCCTTAAGGGGCTTTTGGGGATGCTCACCGTGCGCTCGGTGGCGTGGTAGACGAAGACGGTTCCCCTGGGGATGCGGGCAGAGACGATGGCCCTTTGCACGAAGACCCCGTTGTCGTTGAAAAGCTCCACCCAGTCGTTGTCCCGTATGCCCAGCTCCGCCGCATCCTTGTCGTTGAGCCAGACCGGGTAGCCTCCCCGGGAGAGGGTCATCATGCGGTGGTTCTCCGAGTAGGTGGAGTGGATGGACCACTTCCCGTGAGGGGTGATGTAGTTGAGGAGCTTGCCCTGGGCCTCCTTGGCGCTCTTCTCCGTTTCCTGGAGCATGAGGACATCCGGCCGGGGCTTGTAGGTGGGCAGGTGTTCGCCGAAGGCCAGGTAGTTGGGGTGGTCCAGGTAGAAGTGCTGCCTGCCCGTAAGCGTCCGCCAGGGGATGAGGCGCTCCACGTTTAAGGTGTAGGGGCTATAGGCCCGGCCCTGGTTGATGATGGCGCTCCAGGTGGGGGTGGTGAGCTGGCGGCGGGGCTGGGCCACCAGGTCCTTAAAGGAGATGCGCACATGGCGGTTGCCCTCGGCCAGATCGGTCAGCCTGACCCCGGTCTTCTTCTCCTCGTCCAGGAAGGCCCGGTAGGCCAGCTCCCCGTTGGAAACCGGGTCCAGGAAGAGGATGGCCTCGGCCACCTGGCGGGCCTCCTCGAGGCTCGGCCGCTTCTCCCCCTGGAAGAACCGGGGCTGGCGCTCGGCAAGCTCCTTGTAGAAGTCCTCCACGGGGATGGTAAGGCCGTGCATCCCCACCCCCACCTTCTCCACCACCGGCCCCAGGGTGACCATCTTCTCGTAGAGCGCGGTGTAGTCCCGCTCCACCACCCGGAACTTGGGCATGGTCTTGCCGGGGATGGGCTCCACTTCCCCTTTCTTCCAGTCCCGGTCCTCGGCCTGGGCCAGCTCGTCCGGGGTGTCGTGCTGTAAGGGGATCATGACCAGGTCCTTCACCGGGGTGGGCAGGTGGAGGCGGGCCAGTTCGGAAACCTTCTTGGCGATGGCCTTAAAGATCTCCCAGTCCGGCTTGGACTCCCAAGCGGGGGGCACCGCCGCCTGCAAGGGGTTGATGAAGGTGTGCATGTCGGTGGTGTTGATGTCGTCCTTCTCGTACCAGGTGGCGGCGGGAAGGACGATGTCGGAGTAGAGGGCGCTGGTATCCATGCGGAAGTTGAGGTCCACCACCAGATCCAGCTTCCCCTCGGGGGCGGGCTTGCGGTAGACCACCTCCTGTACCTGGCCCTCCGCCCTCTCCTCGGCGATGGTGTTGGTGTGGGTGCCCAGGTAGTGCTTCAGGAAGTACTCGTGCCCCTTGGCGCTGGTGCCGATGGCGTTCCCCCGCCAGATGAACCAGACCCTGGGCCAGTTCTCGGGGGCATCGGGGTCCTCCACCGCGAACCGCAGCTCTCCCCGCTTAAGGGCCTCAACCACGTACTGGACGATCTCCGCCTCGGTCTTGGCTCCCCGGGCCTCCGCCTCCTTGACCACCTCCAAGGGGCTCTTGTTGAACTGGGGGAAGAAGGGGAGCCACCCTTTGCGCACCGCCCGCACCTGGTGGTCCACGGTGTGGTCCGTTAGGCCTGCCGCCGTCTTGTCGTAGGCGGAAAAACCCCGCTCGTAGCGCCACTGGTCTGAGTGGACGTAGTGGAAGCTGGGGGTGTTCTGCTGCCTGGGGGGGTAGCCCCAGTCGGTGGCGAAGGCAATGGGGCCCCAGGAGGCCTGGTTGGCCAGCTTCTCCTGCCCCACATAGTGGGCCAGGCCCCCGCCGTTCACCCCCACGCTCCCCGTGAGCATGAGGGCCACAATCCCCGCCCGGTACATGAGGTTGTTGTGGTACCAGTGGTTGACGCCCGCCCCGATGATGATGAGGTTCTTCCCCTTGGTCTTGAGGCCGTTTTCCGCCCAGGAGCGGGCGTACTTGAGAAGGGTATCCCGGTGGATCCCGGTCCACTTCTCCTGCCAGGCGGGGGTGTAGGGCAGGTCATCCCCGTAATCCCTGGGGTAATCCCCCGGAAGGCCCCGCCCCACCCCGAACTGGGCCATGAGGAGGTCAAAGACTGTGGCCACCGCCACCTTTTCCCCGTCCCCCGTCACCACGTACTTGACGGGCACGCCCCGCTTGCGCTTTTGGTCGGAGGAGAAATCGTCAAACTCCAGAAGCAGGACCTCGTCCTCCACCCCCAGGAGGCTTAGGCGGGGGTTTAAGGGCTCGCCGGTTCTGGGGTCTTCCAACTTCAGGTTCCACTTGCCCTTCTCCTTCTGCCAGCGGAAGCCGATGGTCCCCCCGGGCATCCTGGGACCCCTTTCCTCATCCCAGAGGAGGAGCTTGAAGTCCCCGTTCTCCTCCTCGGCGTATTCCGAAAGGCGGTTGGCCCTGAGGTAACGCCCGGGGCGGCCATCCCGAATCTCGATCAGGAGGGGAGCGTCGGTGTACCGCTTCAGGTAGTCCAGGAAGTAGGGCACCTCCCGCTCGGCGTAGTACTCCTTGAGCAGGACGTGGTTCACCGCCATCCAGAAGGCCCCATCCTGGCCGGGGTTAATGGGGATCCACCAGTCGGCGTACTTGGAAACCTGGGAGAAGTCGGGGCTGAAGACGGTGAGCTTGGCCCCTGCATGCCGCACCTCGGAGATGAAGTGGGTGTCGGGGGTACGGGTCATGTTGAGGTTGGAGCCCATCACCGCGATGAAACGGGCGTTGTACCAGTCGGCGGACTCGTGGACATCCGTCTGTTCTCCCCAAATCTCGGGGGAGGCGTTGGGCAGGTCGCAGTACCAGTCGTAGAAGCTCATGGGCACGCCGCCCAAAAGGGAGAGGAAGCGGCTTCCGGCGGCGTAGGAGATCTGGCTCATGGCGGGGATGGGGGAGAAACCGATGACCCTATCGGGGCCATAGCGCTTCACCGTGGAAACCACGGCGGCGGCGATGAGTTCCAGGACCTCATCCCAGCTGGCCCGCCTGAAACCCCCTTTACCGCGGGCCTTCTGGTAGCGCTTGCGCTTATGGGGATCGTTCTGGATGGCCTCCCAGGCGGCCACGGGGTCAGGGTGCTGTTTCTTGGCTTCCCGCCAGAGGTCCAGAAGGGCCCCCTTGGCGTAGGGGTACTTCACCCGGATGGGGCTATAGAGGTACCAGCTGAAGCTGATGCCCCGCTGGCAACCCCTGGGCTCGTAGGGGGGAAGGCCGGCCTCGAGGCTCGGGTAATCCGTGGCCTGAAGCTCCCAGGTGACCACGCCGTCCTTGACGAAAACCTCCCAGGAGCAAGAACCCGTGCAGTTCACCCCGTGGGTGGTGCGCACCCGCTTATCGTGTTGGAAACGGTTGCGGTAAAACTCCTCCCACTTCCTTTCCGCCGGGCTCTCTATTTCCTTGATCCAACCCTTCATGTTTACCTCCTAAGCTGGCTCTGGATACGTTCCGCCAGGCTCTTGGGCCTAAGCTGCCAGAGGATGGCCTGGTAAAGTAACAAGAGTCCCAAGAGGACCAATCCCGCCAACAAGAACCGACCCAGATACAGGGAAGCGGGCCTGGGCACCTCGTTGGACACCTGGGCCAAGAAGGCGGCCAGCGCCGCCGCCTCCACCTCGGTGAGGGCCTTTCCCTTGTAGGCTTCCCGCATCACGGGGAAAGCGGGATTCTGCAAGAGGGCCGTAAGCCCCGCCTCGCCCCCCAGGCGCTTGGCGGCATCCGTGAGGTCCTTGCCCATGGAACCCCCACCCAGGAAGCCCGCCCCCGCCACCGTGTGGCAGGCCTGGCAGGGCGCCCCGCCGTTTTGCAGGGCCTTCTGGCCCAGATAAAGGGCCCGGCCCAAAGCGGGATCCCCTTGGACCTGAGGCGCGGGCGCTTGGGCCTCGGCTTGCGCACCCGCTAAACCCTTTAGATGCTGGGCGATGGCCCGGGCCTCGGCCTCGGACACCTGGGGCATGGGGGGCATGACCCCGCTGTAGGCCACCCCGTTCACCTCCAGCGGGCCAGAAAGCCCTTCCCGCACTACCTTCACCACATAGGCCTCGTCCTGTACCTTGGGGTTCCCCGCCAAGGGGGGAATGGCCCCGGGGATACCCTGCCCCTCTGCGCCATGGCAAGCAGCGCAGTGCTGGCCGTAAAGGGCCTTCCCATCCTGGGCCAAAGCCAGGGATAGGGCCAGGAGCAAGGCCAGGGGAAAGAAGCGTTTGCCCTTCATCCTCACCTCCAAGGGCTAGGATGACCGGTTGGCCTTGCGCGGACTGGCACGGCTCGGGACATATGTCCTACCTGAAGGGGGTATACACTGGGGAGGCGATGAAACCCCTGGCCCGGCTAAGGCTAGACCCCAACGGGCTAGCCACGGTCCTCGAGGCCGACCCCTCCTTGGGCCTGGAGGGAAGCGGCCTTCCCTGTGCCCTTCTGATCCAGGGGCAGGATCCCTTTGGCCGTCCCCTTTGTTCCCGCTGCCCGGTGCAGCGGGAGCTCAAGCGGGGAGCTTACCGGGCCAGCACCCCCCTCCTTCTGCAAGGCAGGCGCCTCCGCTGCCAGGGCTACCGGGAAAAGGAGGGTTTTCTGGTGGAACTCTATCCCGAACGGGCCGAACCCCCCGACCTGCTTCTGGAGCTCTCCCACCTCACCCAGCACCTCCTGCAAAGCCCCGAGCGGTTCCCCGAGGCCCTGGAGGACTTCCTAAGAGCCCTGCGCCTGGCCTTGGGTATGGAGGCCGCCGAGCTATTCCTGGTGGACCCCGAGGAGCACCACCTGATCCTTACAGCCTACGAGGGCCTTCACCGCGAGGCCTTTCTGGAAAGGCCTTGGTTCCAGCTGGGGGAAGGCTACCCCGGCATCGTGGCCTTGAAGCGGGAACCCCTCTTCACCCACACCTTGGGGGAAGATCCCCGATATCTGCGCCAAAAGGTAAAGCGGCTGGGCTATCAAACGTATATTTGCTACCCCCTGGAGCTTCCCCAAGGGCTCATCGGGGTCCTGAACCTGGCCTCCCGCGATCCGAAGCTGGACCACCAGGACCCTTTGGAAACCCTCTCCCGCATCGGCCCCCTCTTCGCCAGCACCCTGTATACCCTTCTTACCCGGCTGGGAGAGGTGGGCCTACAGGCCCTCCACCAACACCTTTACCGGGGCGAGGTCTCTGAGGCCCGGTTATCCTTCCTAAAGGAGATCCGGCACCTCACCCAGGCTACCGGGGTCCGGGTGGTGGCCCGTGGCGGGGAGCGGTGGGAGATGGGTATGGTTCCCGCCTGCGCCATGCGGGACTGCCCCGCCTGGAAAGGGGTGGTGGTGGGCTACAAGAATGGGCTTCCCGACTGCCCCGAAGCCCAGGGGCGCCCCAGGACCTGCCTGCCCCTTTGGGCCCGGGGGGAGGTGGTGGCCATGGTCACCCTATTCCACGCCCGTCCCCCCAAGCCCGCCACCCGCCCGGCAGCCCCTGCCCTGTGGTTCTCCAGGCTGGCGGTTCCCTTTCTCTTTCCCTCCAGCAGCCAGGAAAAGGCCAGCTCCCCGGAGCTGGAAGTTTACGCCCTAGGGCAGTTCCGCCTGCGGTATCGGGGGAAGGAGCTCACCCCCAAAAGCTTCGGGCGGGGTGGAGCGTACCAGCTTTTCAAGTACTTTCTGGCCAACAAGGACCGGGCTCTTTACGTGGACGAGCTCTGCGAAACCCTTTGCCCTCACCTGCCCCCGGAAAAGGCCAGGCAGGAGCTTTACACCCTGGTCTACCACCTGCGTAAAACCCTGCCCGGCATTGTGGAGCGGGAAGGCGAGTACTATCGCCTGAAACTCCCCGAAGACCGCTTCCTGGACTTTGAGCGCTTTGAGGAGCTCATGCGCAAGGCCGACCTCGAGGACGGGCTCTCCGCCTTCAAAACCCTGCGGCAGGCCCTGGAGCTCTACAAAGGCCCTCTTTTCGGGGACGATCCTTATGGGGAGTGGGCGGAGGCGGAAAGAAACTACCTACAGGACCGGGCCCTCTCCGGCCTCCTGCGCCTGGGGGAGTTGGCCGAGGCTTTGGGCTACTTGGAGGTGGCCAAGGAAGCCTACGCCCGGGCCTTGAAGCTGGAGCCCTTCCTGGAGGATGCGCAGAAGCGCTTGGCCCTCCTAAAGGGGTAGGCGGTGGACCTCAGGCTGGTTCCCCTCTTCCGCGACCTGGCATCAGAGGACCTTGCGGCCCTGGAGCAAGAAGCCCAGGCCAGGCGGCTCAAACGGGGCCAGGTGCTCTTCCTCGAGGGGGAGCCCGTGCGCTCCCTCTTCGTGGTGGAGAGGGGCCTCATCAAGGTGTACAAGCTGGACCCCGAGGGGCGCAAGCAGGTAGTGCTCCACCTGGAAGGCCCGGGACGGGTCCTGGCCGAGGTGGCCCTCTTCCTGGACCGGCCCACCTACCCCGCCAGCGCCGAGGCCCTGGAGGATAGCCAGGTCCTGGCCATCCCCAAGGAACGCTTTTTCCAGCTGGTGGATTCCCGGCCTCCCTTAGCCCGGGCCCTGATCCGGTACCTGGCCCGCCGCCAGGGACAGCTTCTGCACCTCCTAGACCGCCTGGTCTTCCACGAGGTGCGGGAGAGGCTTTGCGAGTTCCTCCTGCAGAAGCTGGCGGAGGAAGGCCAAGGCTTCCACCTCCCCACCAATCCGGAGCTCGCTGCCCTCTTGGGCACCGTGCCCGAGGCGGTTTCCCGCAACCTAGGCCAGCTGTACCGTCAGGGCCTCATTCGGCTTAAGGGAAGGCGGGTGGAGGTTCCCGATCCCCAGGCTTTAAGGGGGTTGATTAAGTGACACTAGCCACTCCTCTTCCCGAGGGATCAAAGTCTCCGGACTAGCTCAAGCTATCTTGGCTGCGGAATCCTTTCACCGGAGCCCCCATGACCTGGGTCATGGTCAGGACACCCATATTGGCCCCACCATTAAACCATGGCAATGGGCAGGTATTTCTTTCAGGCCCAATACGAGAAACTTGTGCACTACAACAAAGAACGCTTTAACACCGTTGTCTTGGGAGATGGGGCCCACCTCAAAGCCTTACTCACCACCTTTCTCCCTGGCCAGTTTATTCCCTTGCATACCCCTGGCGTGGACTTAGCGCTTTTAGTCCTCAGGGGAAAAGGATGGCTAGTAATTGGGGAAAGAGAAATGGAACTTGGCCCCGGAAGCGTGGCCTTGGTGCCCCAAGGCATCCGGCGGGGTATCCGAGCCACCACCAGGATGGTCCTCTTCCAGGTGGTAGCTCCTCCACCCACCGAGTCCGATCACACCGAGGTACAAAGCAAGTTGGCAAGAGGGGTGTTTTGAAAGGATGCCTATGGTTACCATCTTTCAAGGCAAACGGCTGGTGCGCCCCGGGGGAAAAGTCCAGATCCTGGACCTGCAACCTGGGGTAGAGGTCCCCATAGAGGTCCGGAGGGGTGAGGACGTCCTGCTGGCTCCCCTTCGGGGCGGGTTAAGGCTTCTCTTCTGGAGAAAGGCGGTGGAGGTAGAGGTGGGGAAGGTAGCGCGCCTGCACCGGGGAAGGCTTGTCCTAAAGGCTGCCGAAGGGGCAAGGGTCCTTCTCGTGACCCTGGGGGTTTCCCCTGATACCCTGGCCCAAGACCACGAGCGCTTTTTGGCCCTCCTCGAGGCCCTTCCCACGAGGGAAGCGGCAGAGGTTCTTGCCCGCAAGCTGGAGGAACATATCGCCAAAGAGGAGGCCCTTTACTACCCCACCCTTTCCCCGGGGAAGCTAAAGGAGCGGCTTCTGGAGCATCGGCTCCTAAGAGAGCTTTTGGCAGAGCTTCTCACTGCCCTGAAGGAAAACCGGCCCACCGAAGGCATCGTCCAGCGATTCAAGACGGCTCTTCTGGCCCATTCCGAGGCGGAACTGGAAGGATAAGGGAATTTTCATGAAGTGGCCCGCCGGGTGCCAGTCCCTGCAGGAGGATCCGCACCCCTGGTTCCCTAAAGAAATAGGTGTAAGCCCAATCCAAAAGCACCAGGAGCCGGTTGCGGAAACCCACCAGCCCGGCAAGGTGCACCAAAGCCCAAAGGAGCCATGCGGGCAGGCCATAAAACCCCAGCCTCCCCATCTGGGCCACGGCCCGATGGCGCCCAATCACCGCCAGCTGGCCACGATCCCGGTAATGAAAGGGCAAGGGCTCCTTCCCCTGCATGGCCCGCACCAAGTTGAGCGCAGCATGCCGCCCCTGCTGCAAGGCCACGGGGGCTAGCTGCGGCCAGGGCAAGCCGTTGAGGTCCCCCACCACGTACACCTCGGGGTGCCCAGGAAGGCGCAGGAAAGGATCCGTTGGAACCCGCCCCTTGGGGTCCACAGGAAGCCCTAAAGGAGCCTTTCCCTTAACCCCCACTGCCCACAGGATCAGGTCCCCTGCCACGAAGTCCCCGCCCTGCAAGCGGACCCACCCGGCCGATACGTGTGCCACCTTCGCTTCAAGTCGAACCTCCACCCCTAGATGTTCCAAAGCCCTTAGGGCATAACGGGAAAGGCCTAGGTTAAAGGAGGGCAGGAGCCGCTCTCCCGCTTCCAAAAGGGTCACCCTTGCTCCAGGCACCTCCGGATAGTCCCGGGGAAGCACGTGGCGGAGGAACTCCGCTAGCGCCCCGGCTAGTTCCACTCCTGTCGGTCCTCCTCCCACCACCAAGACGCGGAAGGGAACCCTTTTGTGGGCGGCCTCTTCCAAGCAGGAAAGCAGAGCGTACCGGATTCTAAGGGCATCCTCGAGGGTCTTCAAAGGGTAGGTATGGGCTGTGACCCCAGGTACTCCCAGGTGGTGAGGCTTGCTTCCCGTAGCCACGACCAGGTACTGATAGGGACACTTTACCCCACCAGTCAGCAGCAAGTGGCGCTTCTTTAAGTCTACCGCCTCTACCTGAGCTAGGAGGAAGCGGCCTCCCTTTAGCAGGGACCGCAGAGGGTGGGCAACGGCGGGGGCCTCCAAAAAGCCGG
The genomic region above belongs to Thermus neutrinimicus and contains:
- a CDS encoding NAD(P)/FAD-dependent oxidoreductase, with translation MAQFGIPYLLVDARNHHLFQPLLYQVATGFLEAPAVAHPLRSLLKGGRFLLAQVEAVDLKKRHLLLTGGVKCPYQYLVVATGSKPHHLGVPGVTAHTYPLKTLEDALRIRYALLSCLEEAAHKRVPFRVLVVGGGPTGVELAGALAEFLRHVLPRDYPEVPGARVTLLEAGERLLPSFNLGLSRYALRALEHLGVEVRLEAKVAHVSAGWVRLQGGDFVAGDLILWAVGVKGKAPLGLPVDPKGRVPTDPFLRLPGHPEVYVVGDLNGLPWPQLAPVALQQGRHAALNLVRAMQGKEPLPFHYRDRGQLAVIGRHRAVAQMGRLGFYGLPAWLLWALVHLAGLVGFRNRLLVLLDWAYTYFFREPGVRILLQGLAPGGPLHENSLILPVPPRNGPEEPS
- a CDS encoding hemerythrin domain-containing protein; translated protein: MVTIFQGKRLVRPGGKVQILDLQPGVEVPIEVRRGEDVLLAPLRGGLRLLFWRKAVEVEVGKVARLHRGRLVLKAAEGARVLLVTLGVSPDTLAQDHERFLALLEALPTREAAEVLARKLEEHIAKEEALYYPTLSPGKLKERLLEHRLLRELLAELLTALKENRPTEGIVQRFKTALLAHSEAELEG